A region of Sesamum indicum cultivar Zhongzhi No. 13 linkage group LG7, S_indicum_v1.0, whole genome shotgun sequence DNA encodes the following proteins:
- the LOC105166346 gene encoding transcriptional regulator STERILE APETALA produces the protein MSTSSSEEVEGGDGGGGGGGGDFEGPSSRRRMMRSSNGVWPEPFVEALAFQVAADTSLIVGRLAAAQALFNVFQVCSTWRAVSRSELLWQNLTRRIWSVGDLAHNTWREEFVYRHRTASNFRSRRCVYSSIHIPIDDNNNNDGLSCRRLALSDHHLAAGFSDGAVHLFHLPSRLHLSTFFPHYRDRIGRFSSSVSGIILSDIRLVFATLDGDIHLTVIDVGITPLRRAYMGDVVNDGVLVDFTGSNRWWVGLYAGVPGRAFHIWNSETEELVFIGGTLTDPEAVIGWHLLTEMTDLIGRVRVTSHENAVACTSLRVIVFDLANQGIVLVEQEWRRGITVASFDANNESTLITDSRGTASVRRVVDLEEICRFTITGASQQRGRILGCVNGGYGVVFGGGVIKVWEIEHGGYLYSFRERIGECNALTADDSYVAACSPDGILHLWDFRPQH, from the exons ATGTCAACGTCATCTTCCGAAGAAGTTGAAGGAGGAGatggcggcggcggcggcggcggtggTGATTTTGAAGGGCCTTCTTCTCGAAGAAGAATGATGAGATCAAGCAATGGGGTTTGGCCAGAGCCGTTTGTGGAAGCGCTTGCATTCCAAGTAGCGGCGGATACGTCTCTCATTGTCGGCCGACTGGCTGCTGCACAGGCTCTGTTCAACGTTTTTCAG GTTTGTTCGACATGGCGGGCCGTGTCGCGGTCGGAACTCCTGTGGCAGAACCTCACTCGACGTATATGGAGCGTTGGCGATCTTGCGCACAACACATGGCGTGAGGAGTTTGTCTACCGCCATCGGACAGCCAGCAACTTTCGCAGTCGTAGATGTGTATACAGCAGCATCCACATTCCGATAGATGACAACAACAACAATGACGGCCTCTCTTGTCGGCGTTTGGCGCTCTCCGATCACCACCTTGCTGCTGGCTTCTCAGATGGTGCAGTCCACCTGTTCCACCTTCCGAGTAGGCTCCACTTGTCGACGTTCTTCCCTCACTACCGTGATCGCATTGGCCGCTTCTCTAGTTCCGTCTCCGGGATCATCTTATCCGACATTCGTCTCGTGTTTGCCACTCTGGATGGCGACATCCATTTGACCGTCATTGATGTCGGGATCACGCCTCTACGTAGAGCGTATATGGGCGATGTGGTGAACGACGGTGTTCTAGTCGACTTCACAGGCAGCAACAGGTGGTGGGTTGGCCTCTATGCAG GTGTTCCAGGCCGCGCGTTTCACATATGGAACAGTGAGACCGAAGAACTAGTTTTCATTGGAGGGACGCTAACCGATCCAGAGGCCGTCATCGGGTGGCACTTACTGACCGAAATGACTGATCTAATCGGCCGCGTTAGAGTAACAAGCCATGAAAACGCGGTAGCGTGCACTAGCCTTAGAGTGATCGTCTTCGACTTAGCTAACCAAGGGATAGTGTTAGTCGAACAAGAGTGGCGTAGGGGTATAACTGTGGCCTCATTCGATGCAAACAACGAATCAACACTTATAACCGACTCACGGGGCACAGCCAGCGTGCGACGGGTAGTCGATCTAGAGGAGATATGCAGGTTCACAATAACGGGTGCCTCCCAACAAAGAGGGAGGATTTTGGGGTGTGTAAATGGAGGGTATGGGGTAGTATTTGGTGGAGGTGTGATTAAGGTTTGGGAGATAGAGCATGGAGGATATCTGTACagttttagagagagaatagGAGAGTGCAATGCCCTTACTGCCGATGACAGCTATGTGGCTGCATGTTCTCCTGATGGCATTCTCCATTTGTGGGACTTCAGGCCTCAACATTAa
- the LOC105166347 gene encoding leucine aminopeptidase 2, chloroplastic-like produces MAVIRAASTSLTLLASTSSSSPSRYCHCCPSLFTKFRFGPILNISFAFKPLSSRKAKRMAHSTARATLGLTQANKIDPPKISFAAKEIDLVQWKGDLLAVGVTEKDMAKDDNSKFKNSILQKLDLQLGGLLSEASSEEDFTGKAGQSTVLRLPGLGSKRVGLIGLGAAASATVAYRNLGEATAAAAKSTQASNVAITLASVERTPAESKPVIASAIATGAILGTFDDSRFKSESQKPALKSVDIIGLGSGPEIEKKLKYADHVCSGIILGKELVNAPANVLTPGVLAEEASRIASEYSDVFTAKILDVEQCKELKMGSYLGVAAASTNPPHFIHLCYKPPNGKVKTKLALVGKGLTFDSGGYNIKTGAGCLIELMKFDMGGSAAVLGAAKALGQIKPAGVEVHFIVAACENMISGTGMRPGDILTASNGKTIEVTNTDAEGRLTLADALVYACNQGVEKIVDLATLTGACIVALGPSIAGIFTPSEDLAKEVFGASEASGEKLWRMPLEESYWESMKSGVADMVNSGGRQGGAIIAALFLKQFVDEKVQWMHIDMAGPVWNDKKKNATGFGISTLVEWVLKNSS; encoded by the exons ATGGCCGTCATCAGAGCAGCCTCCACTTCCCTCACTCTACTTGCCTCAACTTCATCGTCATCTCCTTCTCGTTACTGCCATTGTTGCCCCTCGCTTTTCACGAAGTTCAGATTTGGTCCCATCTTGAATATTTCCTTTGCCTTCAAACCCTTATCTTCCAGAAAAGCGAAGCGCATGGCTCACTCCACTGCTCGGGCCACCCTTGGCCTCACTCAAGCAAACAAGATAGACCCACCAAAG ATCTCATTTGCGGCAAAAGAGATCGATTTGGTACAGTGGAAAGGAGATTTACTTGCTGTAGGCGTCACTGAAAAGGATATGGCAAAAGATGATAATTCgaaattcaagaattcaaTTCTGCAAAAGCTGGATTTGCAGTTGGGTGGACTGTTATCTGAAGCCTCATCCGAGGAGGACTTCACCGGAAAGGCTGGACAATCAACAGTTCTTAGGCTTCCTGGTCTTGGTTCTAAAAGGGTTGGTTTAATTGGGCTTGGAGCAGCTGCATCAGCAACGGTGGCCTACCGCAATCTTGGTGAGGCAACTGCAGCAGCAGCCAAGTCTACGCAGGCAAGTAATGTTGCAATCACACTTGCTTCTGTTGAAAGGACCCCTGCAGAATCAAAGCCAGTTATTGCTTCAGCAATTGCCACTG GAGCTATCTTGGGGACTTTTGATGATAGTAGGTTCAAGTCAGAATCACAGAAACCGGCTCTCAAATCAGTGGACATTATTGGTCTTGGCAGTGGACCTGAGATAGAGAAAAAACTCAAATATGCAGACCATGTTTGTTCCGGGATCATCCTTGGGAAAGAGCTTGTAAATGCTCCGGCGAATGTACTCACCCCTG gAGTACTAGCTGAAGAAGCCTCAAGGATTGCTTCGGAGTACAGTGATGTTTTTACTGCAAAAATATTGGATGTAGAGCAGTGCAAAGAATTGAAAATGGGTTCCTATTTAGGCGTTGCTGCAGCATCCACTAATCCTCCACATTTCATCCATTTATGTTACAAGCCTCCTAATGGCAAAGTAAAAACCAAGCTGGCCTTAGTTGGAAAAGGCTTGACCTTTGACAG TGGTGGCTACAATATCAAAACAGGAGCAGGCTGCTTGATTGAactcatgaaatttgatatggGAGGCTCAGCAGCAGTATTGGGTGCTGCAAAAGCTCTCGGTCAAATCAAGCCTGCTGGAGTAGAG GTTCACTTCATTGTTGCAGCTTGCGAGAACATGATAAGTGGAACAGGTATGAGACCTGGGGACATCCTCACAGCTTCAAATGGAAAGACGATTGAG GTAACAAATACCGATGCTGAAGGAAGGCTTACACTTGCTGATGCTTTAGTCTATGCTTGTAATCAAGGTGTAGAGAAG ATAGTGGATTTGGCCACACTGACTGGGGCCTGTATTGTTGCTCTTGGACCATCTATAGCAG gcATTTTCACACCCAGTGAAGACTTGGCGAAAGAGGTATTTGGAGCCTCAGAGGCCAGTGGAGAAAAGCTTTGGAGGATGCCGTTGGAGGAAAGTTATTGGGAGTCGATGAAATCAGGAGTTGCTGATATGGTGAATTCAGGTGGCCGTCAAGGTGGTGCCATCATTGCCGCTCTTTTCTTGAAGCAG TTTGTCGATGAGAAGGTGCAATGGATGCATATCGACATGGCTGGTCCCGTTTGGAACGATAAGAAGAAAAACGCCACAGGGTTTGGTATATCAACACTGGTAGAATGGGTGCTGAAGAACTCTTCTTAA
- the LOC105166348 gene encoding 26S proteasome non-ATPase regulatory subunit 9, with protein MVATNLKAETMKLMEKRSGLEAEMNVIIERLCQPGGTGLSGNLLDSEGFPRAEIDIPTVRADRHRLAELRNDHKDITEKINQNIQLLHSATLAPRSASVKDSEPKDQDANVGMPSSFSNPIAGGASSAMDVDLVVSRPFAMVDEITEASPAAEDGLQLGDQIVKFGNVEIGENLLQRLAAEAQQKQGQAVSLVVMRQGALINMTVTPRAWSGRGLLGCHFRLL; from the exons ATGGTGGCGACGAATTTGAAAGCGGAGACAATGAAACTGATGGAGAAGCGGAGCGGGCTGGAGGCGGAGATGAATGTCATCATTGAGCGCCTCTGCCAACCCGGCGGCACTGGTCTCTCCGGCAACCTCCTTGATTCCGag GGGTTTCCAAGGGCTGAAATTGATATCCCCACTGTAAGAGCGGACCGGCATAGACTTGCTG AACTTCGTAATGACCACAAGGATATTACAgagaaaataaaccaaaacatTCAACTTTTGCATTCTGCAACACTTGCACCAAGATCTGCATCTGTTAAAGATTCAG AGCCAAAAGATCAAGATGCAAATGTTGGTATGCCTTCGTCTTTTAGCAATCCTATTGCTGGAGGTGCTTCTAGTGCCATGGATGTGGATTTAGTTGTCAGTCGACCCTTTGCAATGGTTGATGAAATCACTGAGGCGTCTCCAGCAGCAGAAGATGGTTTACAACTTGGAGATCAAATTGTGAAATTTGGGAATGTGGAAATAGGTGAGAACTTGCTGCAGAGGCTAGCTGCTGAAGCACAACAAAAACAAGGCCAAGCAGTCTCTTTAGTGGTAATGAGGCAAGGTGCTCTGATTAATATGACTGTCACTCCTAGAGCTTGGTCTGGTCGCGGACTACTGGG GTGTCATTTCAGACTCTTATGA
- the LOC105166349 gene encoding uncharacterized protein LOC105166349 isoform X1 has translation MSGTAKIRSTNMADSEVRPILGPGGNKAQRLIDSRKHVVKPLKKEAVPVEDKNGSLPASTRAESSPLLHYVSVPSTLHRHESLLCSNLSLSASCSSDASTDSFHSRASTGRICRTISKSSRKELALKARNGAVSNGVTESLTEGVQAKRRCAWVTANTDPIYVAFHDEEWGVPTHDDRKLFEFLVLSGALAELTWPAILSKRHIFREVFVDFDPTAVAKLSEKKIIAPGSPASSLLSELKLRSIIENARQVSRVRLTFSRFCKHQVIDEFGSFDKYIWSFVNYKPIVGSFRYPRQVPVKTPKADVISKDLVRRGFRSVGPTIIYSFMQGAGITNDHLMSCFRFHECGAAKAKEGSPLTNKDEEEKADSEVCRSIDELSFSFATT, from the exons ATGTCTGGGACTGCAAAAATAAGGTCCACGAACATGGCTGATTCAGAGGTGAGGCCGATTCTAGGACCAGGAGGGAACAAGGCTCAGAGGTTGATTGATTCCCGGAAACATGTGGTAAAGCCGTTGAAGAAGGAAGCAGTGCCTGTGGAAGATAAAAATGGTAGCTTGCCAGCTTCTACTCGTGCCGAATCATCCCCTTTGTTGCATTATGTCAGTGTCCCCTCTACACTTCATCGGCATGAGTCATtgttatgttctaacttgtcCCTGAGTGCTTCATGTTCTTCTGATGCTTCGACGGATTCTTTTCATAGTCGGGCTTCAACTGGTAGGATATGTAGAACGATTAGTAAATCTAGTAGGAAGGAGTTGGCCTTAAAGGCAAGAAATGGTGCTGTATCAAATGGTGTTACAGAATCATTAACTGAAGGAGTACAGGCTAAAAGAAGATGTGCCTGGGTGACAGCTAACACTG ATCCAATTTATGTTGCTTTTCACGATGAAGAATGGGGAGTTCCAACTCATGATGACAG GAAATTATTCGAATTTCTTGTCCTTTCTGGGGCTTTAGCTGAACTTACATGGCCTGCCATTCTCAGCAAAAGGCACATATTTAG gGAAGTGTTTGTTGATTTTGATCCAACTGCTGTTGCAAAACTGAGTGAAAAGAAGATAATAGCACCTGGAAGCCCTGCAAGTTCACTACTATCCGAGCTTAAGCTGCGTTCGATCATTGAAAATGCTCGCCAAGTATCAAGG GTCCGACTAACTTTTAGCAGATTTTGCAAACACCAGGTAATAGATGAGTTCGGGTCATTCGACAAGTACATCTGGAGTTTCGTGAATTACAAGCCTATAGTTGGCAGTTTCCGTTACCCTCGCCAGGTACCGGTAAAGACCCCAAAGGCAGACGTAATAAGCAAGGACCTCGTCAGACGGGGTTTCCGGAGCGTGGGCCCCACGATCATCTACTCATTTATGCAGGGCGCCGGTATAACAAATGATCATCTCATGAGTTGCTTCAGATTCCATGAATGTGGCGCAGCCAAAGCTAAGGAAGGAAGTCCCTTAACGAATAAAGACGAGGAAGAGAAAGCCGACTCAGAGGTTTGCAGATCGATCGACGAACTGAGTTTCTCCTTTGCAACAACTTGA
- the LOC105166349 gene encoding uncharacterized protein LOC105166349 isoform X2 — protein MSGTAKIRSTNMADSEVRPILGPGGNKAQRLIDSRKHVVKPLKKEAVPVEDKNGSLPASTRAESSPLLHYVSVPSTLHRHESLLCSNLSLSASCSSDASTDSFHSRASTGRICRTISKSSRKELALKARNGAVSNGVTESLTEGVQAKRRCAWVTANTDPIYVAFHDEEWGVPTHDDRKLFEFLVLSGALAELTWPAILSKRHIFREVFVDFDPTAVAKLSEKKIIAPGSPASSLLSELKLRSIIENARQVSRVIDEFGSFDKYIWSFVNYKPIVGSFRYPRQVPVKTPKADVISKDLVRRGFRSVGPTIIYSFMQGAGITNDHLMSCFRFHECGAAKAKEGSPLTNKDEEEKADSEVCRSIDELSFSFATT, from the exons ATGTCTGGGACTGCAAAAATAAGGTCCACGAACATGGCTGATTCAGAGGTGAGGCCGATTCTAGGACCAGGAGGGAACAAGGCTCAGAGGTTGATTGATTCCCGGAAACATGTGGTAAAGCCGTTGAAGAAGGAAGCAGTGCCTGTGGAAGATAAAAATGGTAGCTTGCCAGCTTCTACTCGTGCCGAATCATCCCCTTTGTTGCATTATGTCAGTGTCCCCTCTACACTTCATCGGCATGAGTCATtgttatgttctaacttgtcCCTGAGTGCTTCATGTTCTTCTGATGCTTCGACGGATTCTTTTCATAGTCGGGCTTCAACTGGTAGGATATGTAGAACGATTAGTAAATCTAGTAGGAAGGAGTTGGCCTTAAAGGCAAGAAATGGTGCTGTATCAAATGGTGTTACAGAATCATTAACTGAAGGAGTACAGGCTAAAAGAAGATGTGCCTGGGTGACAGCTAACACTG ATCCAATTTATGTTGCTTTTCACGATGAAGAATGGGGAGTTCCAACTCATGATGACAG GAAATTATTCGAATTTCTTGTCCTTTCTGGGGCTTTAGCTGAACTTACATGGCCTGCCATTCTCAGCAAAAGGCACATATTTAG gGAAGTGTTTGTTGATTTTGATCCAACTGCTGTTGCAAAACTGAGTGAAAAGAAGATAATAGCACCTGGAAGCCCTGCAAGTTCACTACTATCCGAGCTTAAGCTGCGTTCGATCATTGAAAATGCTCGCCAAGTATCAAGG GTAATAGATGAGTTCGGGTCATTCGACAAGTACATCTGGAGTTTCGTGAATTACAAGCCTATAGTTGGCAGTTTCCGTTACCCTCGCCAGGTACCGGTAAAGACCCCAAAGGCAGACGTAATAAGCAAGGACCTCGTCAGACGGGGTTTCCGGAGCGTGGGCCCCACGATCATCTACTCATTTATGCAGGGCGCCGGTATAACAAATGATCATCTCATGAGTTGCTTCAGATTCCATGAATGTGGCGCAGCCAAAGCTAAGGAAGGAAGTCCCTTAACGAATAAAGACGAGGAAGAGAAAGCCGACTCAGAGGTTTGCAGATCGATCGACGAACTGAGTTTCTCCTTTGCAACAACTTGA
- the LOC105166351 gene encoding probable WRKY transcription factor 32 isoform X1, whose protein sequence is MGEENNRSSVENMEAGNSPPEEEEEGGDNQGEEFEKNDEQRRVGEDNNSDCVAGGASAGDGRESRASQSDTLTSVQVSESGFQPDSKESPELLSEVPVEYSLQPLQSVEELKDQVREVEKEPLKRITGQSAQVKIQISETPSNLKLLPMSVKQSISPTTLSDKKAQPVDNGNSPCLTEHDKLKSPGSKPVSVVPMLKTPDGYNWRKYGQKQVKSPEGSRSYYRCTFSDCYAKKIECCDRSNRVIETVYRSHHNHDPPQKGNCARETRHALAIVPFNGSDDTTHPVRGVNDPVPSTSSKEPLEVIDQIPEIKQQDSCGSDETIEVNIKGEYVDGPEYKRRQKRSSLGELSSISKTGKKPKYVVHAAGDVGISGDGYRWRKYGQKMVKGNPHPRNYYRCTSAGCPVRKHIERAVDNVSAVVITYKGVHDHDMPVPRKRHGPKSDPPVASTTPVSVDNSQTTKTESCQSQTQWSVDKEGELTCEALNPGGEKTSESARTLLSIGFEIKPC, encoded by the exons ATGGGAGAAGAGAATAATCGGAGCTCTGTGGAGAACATGGAAGCTGGAAATTCGCCGcctgaggaggaggaagaaggagGAGATAATCAAGGCGAGGAATTCGAGAAAAACGATGAGCAGAGGCGTGTGGGGGAGGATAATAACAGTGATTGTGTAGCTGGCGGAGCTTCTGCTGGAGACGGACGAGAATCACGAGCTTCTCAGTCCGATACCCTAACCTCCGTACAGGTGTCCGAGAGTGGTTTCCAGCCCGATTCTAAGGAGTCCCCGGAACTTCTCTCCG AGGTTCCGGTGGAATACTCTCTGCAACCGCTGCAGTCAGTCGAAGAATTGAAG GATCAAGTAAGAGAAGTCGAAAAGGAACCTTTAAAACGTATTACTGGTCAGTCTGCCCAAGTTAAAATACAGATATCTGAAACTCCATCCAACTTGAAATTGTTGCCGATGTCTGTTAAACAGTCCATTTCCCCCACAACTCTATCAGACAAAAAAGCGCAGCCCGTAGACAATGGTAACAGCCCATGCCTCACAGAACATGACAAGCTGAAGTCTCCAGGTTCGAAACCTGTATCGGTTGTTCCTATGCTGAAGACGCCTGATGGGTACAACTGGCGCAAGTATGGTCAAAAGCAAGTGAAGAGTCCAGAAGGTTCTAGGAGCTATTACAGATGCACATTCTCTGACTGTTATGCCAAGAAGATTGAGTGTTGTGATCGTTCTAATCGTGTCATAGAGACTGTTTATAGAAGTCACCATAATCATGATCCTCCACAGAAAGGAAATTGTGCAAGAGAAACTAGGCATGCATTAGCAATTGTGCCTTTTAATGGGAGTGATGATACAACTCATCCAGTAAGAGGGGTTAACGATCCGGTGCCATCTACTTCTTCTAAAGAACCTCTAGAAGTAATTGATCAGATACCTGAAATTAAACAGCAGGATTCATGTGGTTCTGATGAGACAATAGAAGTTAACATTAAGGGGGAGTACGTTGATGGACCTGAATATAAGAGAAG GCAGAAGAGAAGTTCATTGGGTGAATTGAGCTCCATTTCTAAAACTGGAAAGAAACCTAAGTATGTTGTTCATGCGGCTGGTGATGTGGGCATATCAGGTGATGGCTACAGGTGGCGTAAGTATGGGCAGAAGATGGTGAAGGGGAATCCTCATCCAAG GAACTACTACAGATGTACGTCAGCTGGATGTCCTGTTCGAAAACACATAGAGAGAGCTGTGGACAACGTTAGTGCTGTAGTAATAACGTACAAGGGAGTCCATGATCATGACATGCCTGTACCTAGAAAGCGTCACGGGCCAAAAAGTGATCCTCCTGTTGCTTCCACGACTCCTGTTTCCGTGGATAACTCGCAAACTACTAAAACCGAATCTTGTCAAAGTCAAACCCAATGGTCAGTTGACAAAGAAGGTGAACTGACTTGCGAAGCATTGAATCCTGGTGGGGAAAAAACATCAGAGTCAGCAAGAACCCTTTTGAGCATCGGTTTTGAAATCAAGCCTTGCTGA
- the LOC105166351 gene encoding probable WRKY transcription factor 32 isoform X2 encodes MGEENNRSSVENMEAGNSPPEEEEEGGDNQGEEFEKNDEQRRVGEDNNSDCVAGGASAGDGRESRASQSDTLTSVQVSESGFQPDSKESPELLSEVPVEYSLQPLQSVEELKDQVREVEKEPLKRITGQSAQVKIQISETPSNLKLLPMSVKQSISPTTLSDKKAQPVDNGNSPCLTEHDKLKSPGSKPVSVVPMLKTPDGYNWRKYGQKQVKSPEGSRSYYRCTFSDCYAKKIECCDRSNRVIETVYRSHHNHDPPQKGNCARETRHALAIVPFNGSDDTTHPVRGVNDPVPSTSSKEPLEVIDQIPEIKQQDSCGSDETIEVNIKGEYVDGPEYKRRQKRSSLGELSSISKTGKKPKYVVHAAGDVGISGDGYRWRKYGQKMVKGNPHPRDLDTIGYSAVLLGSTPNTSNSS; translated from the exons ATGGGAGAAGAGAATAATCGGAGCTCTGTGGAGAACATGGAAGCTGGAAATTCGCCGcctgaggaggaggaagaaggagGAGATAATCAAGGCGAGGAATTCGAGAAAAACGATGAGCAGAGGCGTGTGGGGGAGGATAATAACAGTGATTGTGTAGCTGGCGGAGCTTCTGCTGGAGACGGACGAGAATCACGAGCTTCTCAGTCCGATACCCTAACCTCCGTACAGGTGTCCGAGAGTGGTTTCCAGCCCGATTCTAAGGAGTCCCCGGAACTTCTCTCCG AGGTTCCGGTGGAATACTCTCTGCAACCGCTGCAGTCAGTCGAAGAATTGAAG GATCAAGTAAGAGAAGTCGAAAAGGAACCTTTAAAACGTATTACTGGTCAGTCTGCCCAAGTTAAAATACAGATATCTGAAACTCCATCCAACTTGAAATTGTTGCCGATGTCTGTTAAACAGTCCATTTCCCCCACAACTCTATCAGACAAAAAAGCGCAGCCCGTAGACAATGGTAACAGCCCATGCCTCACAGAACATGACAAGCTGAAGTCTCCAGGTTCGAAACCTGTATCGGTTGTTCCTATGCTGAAGACGCCTGATGGGTACAACTGGCGCAAGTATGGTCAAAAGCAAGTGAAGAGTCCAGAAGGTTCTAGGAGCTATTACAGATGCACATTCTCTGACTGTTATGCCAAGAAGATTGAGTGTTGTGATCGTTCTAATCGTGTCATAGAGACTGTTTATAGAAGTCACCATAATCATGATCCTCCACAGAAAGGAAATTGTGCAAGAGAAACTAGGCATGCATTAGCAATTGTGCCTTTTAATGGGAGTGATGATACAACTCATCCAGTAAGAGGGGTTAACGATCCGGTGCCATCTACTTCTTCTAAAGAACCTCTAGAAGTAATTGATCAGATACCTGAAATTAAACAGCAGGATTCATGTGGTTCTGATGAGACAATAGAAGTTAACATTAAGGGGGAGTACGTTGATGGACCTGAATATAAGAGAAG GCAGAAGAGAAGTTCATTGGGTGAATTGAGCTCCATTTCTAAAACTGGAAAGAAACCTAAGTATGTTGTTCATGCGGCTGGTGATGTGGGCATATCAGGTGATGGCTACAGGTGGCGTAAGTATGGGCAGAAGATGGTGAAGGGGAATCCTCATCCAAG AGACTTGGATACTATAGGATATTCTGCAGTGCTCCTTGGATCCACACCCAACACTTCAAATAGTtcttag